GAGCATGTTGCCGATGCGGATGATCAGCATGATGATGATCGTCGGCAGGATCGACGGCAGGGTGATCTTCCACATCATCTGCAGCCGCGACGCCCCGTCGACCACCGCGCTTTCGTAGAGCGTCGGCGATATCCCGGCGATGGCCGCGAGGTAGACGATCGACTGGAAGCCCGCCTCCTGCCAGATGCCGGTGCCGACGAAGATCGGGCGGAACCATTCGGCCTTGGTCAGGAAGTAGATGGGTTCCATCCCGAACCAGCCTAGCACCGTGTTGACGATCCCGGCCGAGGGCGAGAAGGCGGTGATGACGATGCCCGCGATGATCACCGACGAGATGAAGTGAGGCAGGTAGACGATGGTCTGCGCGGTCTTCCTGAAGGTCTGCTGCAGCACCTCGTTGAACATCAGCGCGAGCAGGATCGGCATCGGGAAACCGAACACGAGGCTGAGCAGGCTGATGTGGATCGTGTTGCGCAGCGCGCGCAGGAACTGGTCGTT
The window above is part of the Salipiger sp. H15 genome. Proteins encoded here:
- a CDS encoding ABC transporter permease subunit, with amino-acid sequence MMESDKKTGGSIELLVVEASEALRPRSRVHATIDHLKRDWQLYVLLLPTILWLLVFLYKPMYGLQIAFKDYSVFRGISGSPWVGFEHFVTLFHNDQFLRALRNTIHISLLSLVFGFPMPILLALMFNEVLQQTFRKTAQTIVYLPHFISSVIIAGIVITAFSPSAGIVNTVLGWFGMEPIYFLTKAEWFRPIFVGTGIWQEAGFQSIVYLAAIAGISPTLYESAVVDGASRLQMMWKITLPSILPTIIIMLIIRIGNMLEVSFEMIILLYQPATYETADVVNTFIYRQGLQGGQYDLAAAAGLFNAVVAFVLVMTANTISKRFSRTSLW